The Bacteroidota bacterium nucleotide sequence AATCGGTATGTCAGGTGATGCCTATCACCTGACTGCCCCCGATCCCAATGGAAACGGGGCCCGTATGGCCATGCAGTCTGTGTTGCGTGATGCCGGCATCAAACTTGAAGACGTTGACTACCTCAACATGCACGGTACATCAACGCCATTGGGTGATATAGCGGAAACGCAAGCCATCAAAGAAGTGTTTGGCGAGCATGCCTACAATCTCAATGTATCTTCTACGAAGAGCATGACGGGGCATTTGCTTGGTGCAGCAGGCGCTGTTGAAGCTATCGCTGTAATCAAGTCCACAATGCACGACATGGTGCCACCAACGATCAACTTTGTCAACCCCGACGAAAAGTGTGATCTGAATTACACGTTCAACAAACCCCAGAAAAGAGAAGTTAACATTGCGATCAGCAATGCTTTTGGATTTGGCGGACACAATACTTCGGTGGCATTCAAGAAATACGTGGACTGACGCCCTGCATCAGACGCGGCCCTGCGACCCACTATCTGAAGATTATTTCCTGTACAACATTAGCCCCGGCTTTTTCGTTTAACCGTTGAAGCCACGCCCGGCGTTGGAGGTGTAGTTCCTGTCGCCATACGGATGAGGAGACTTTGACAAGAAGCTTTTTTCGTTCGACCCAGACAGACTCCGTTACCTCATTGATTGTCGGGCCGGCTATCTGGTACCAGGTCTCGATGGCTGTAGCCTCATCCAGTTTTCGCTTGATACCCAACTGGTCTATCAGGCCACCCATCGCTTCGCCCAGAGACTTGAATCCGCTATCAGACATGATTCTCTTGCACCAATAATTTTGTTTTAGAGCGCGCGGGATAGTCTCCCAATGCGGCAGTGCGCTATTCAGACAGGTTATAAATCCTTTCGTTTCAATGTACAAAAATAGTTTTTTCCGTCGCGCACTGTTTTTTTCTTTTTTACTGGCTGGCACTGGCTTCTTCCTTCAAAGTGCCGCCGCGCAAGATACCGTGCAGGTTGATATTGCCGGTGCTATCGAGCGGGCCGTATCTGTTAGCCCTGAAGTGGGCGATGTGGCAGCCGGCCGCGATTTTGCAGAAGCAAGGTGGCAGTTTGCACGCGCCAACCAATTTTTGCCGGAATTGTCCCTGAACACCGCACACTCCCTCTCCCCCGGACTCAAAGGCATCGGTGATACGCCTACGGATGCATTGTACCTGAACCCGGACGTTCGTAACGATTGGGACAACCTCAGTCCCTTTACCAGTATTGAAGGGGAGGCAATCCAGCCTATTTATACCTGGGGTGAAATATCCCAAAGCATTCGTGCCGCCCAATATGGCGTTGATATTGAAGTTGGCGCCGTGAACACCAAGGAGGCTGAAATTGCACTGCGCACCGGTGAGTTGTATACAAATTTGTTGCTGTCGGAAGAACTTTACCGCCTGACCGACCGGATTGGTGATGTGCTCAATCAAGCAAAACGTGAAATCCAGCGTTTGCTTGATGATGGAGATGAAGGGGTTGATGATGCGGATCTGTTTCAGGTGAAAATTTCGGAACAGGAGTTTTTTCGGCGTGTGGTGGAAGTCCGGCAACTCCGTGAAACAGCCCATATGGCTATGCGCCGGCAGCTCGTTTTGCCCGACGATGTGGTGCTTGTGCCTGAGCAGGTTGTGCTTGAACCCATTGCATTTACGCTCGATTCGCTAGATACGTACTTCCAGATGGCGATGGAGCACCGCCCTGAATTGCAGCAGGCCCGTGCCGGCATGCATGCCCGTGCTTCTCTGGTTGATGTGGCCAAGTCAGATTATTTCCCGAAACTCTTTTTTGGACTCAACGGCGGCGTTCGATTGTCCGATGGCCGGTTCCGCCAGCCGAGTCCGTATGTTGGGGATGCATTTCGGGGCCGTACCTTTCAAGCCGGATTTGGTATCCGGCAAAGCCTCAATTTCTCGCAAACGCGCGCGAAGGTGGAACAGGCTGAGGCAGAGCTCAACCAGGTAAAGTACCAGGGAGAAGCTGCTGAATTGCTGGTTTTATTCGAGGTT carries:
- a CDS encoding DUF721 domain-containing protein, translating into MSDSGFKSLGEAMGGLIDQLGIKRKLDEATAIETWYQIAGPTINEVTESVWVERKKLLVKVSSSVWRQELHLQRRAWLQRLNEKAGANVVQEIIFR
- a CDS encoding TolC family protein; this encodes MYKNSFFRRALFFSFLLAGTGFFLQSAAAQDTVQVDIAGAIERAVSVSPEVGDVAAGRDFAEARWQFARANQFLPELSLNTAHSLSPGLKGIGDTPTDALYLNPDVRNDWDNLSPFTSIEGEAIQPIYTWGEISQSIRAAQYGVDIEVGAVNTKEAEIALRTGELYTNLLLSEELYRLTDRIGDVLNQAKREIQRLLDDGDEGVDDADLFQVKISEQEFFRRVVEVRQLRETAHMAMRRQLVLPDDVVLVPEQVVLEPIAFTLDSLDTYFQMAMEHRPELQQARAGMHARASLVDVAKSDYFPKLFFGLNGGVRLSDGRFRQPSPYVGDAFRGRTFQAGFGIRQSLNFSQTRAKVEQAEAELNQVKYQGEAAELLVLFEVEESYRNFIVAKAALEAQDESLRLSREWLLTESNNFEFDLGDTENLVRAV